In Fusobacterium periodonticum ATCC 33693, the following are encoded in one genomic region:
- a CDS encoding OmpA family protein, translating to YFEMLNNLKDFIEQNNYEVTLEGHTDSIGSNQYNIGLSRRRAEAVKAKLIEFGLAEERIVGIEAKGEEYPVATNETPEGRLQNRRVEFRLVQR from the coding sequence TATTTTGAAATGTTAAATAACTTAAAAGATTTCATAGAACAAAATAACTATGAAGTAACATTAGAAGGACATACAGATTCTATAGGAAGTAACCAATATAACATAGGACTTTCAAGAAGAAGAGCAGAAGCAGTAAAAGCTAAGTTAATAGAATTTGGATTAGCAGAAGAAAGAATAGTAGGAATAGAAGCTAAGGGAGAAGAATATCCAGTGGCAACTAATGAAACACCAGAAGGAAGATTACAAAATAGAAGAGTAGAATTTAGATTAGTTCAAAGATAA
- a CDS encoding ISL3 family transposase, giving the protein IENMFESNITNGLIEGLNNKIKSIKRTAFGYSNFSNFKKRVLIQVGIIPISA; this is encoded by the coding sequence CTATTGAAAATATGTTTGAATCAAATATTACTAATGGTTTAATAGAAGGTTTAAACAATAAGATAAAATCAATAAAGAGAACAGCATTTGGATATTCAAATTTTAGTAATTTTAAAAAGCGTGTATTGATTCAAGTAGGTATTATCCCAATTAGCGCTTAA
- a CDS encoding thiamine phosphate synthase, whose translation MLDKIKLNIISNRKLCENENLEKQIEKIFSAYEKKIILENFEIVSLTLREKDLDKNEYLNLVEKIYPICKKYKINLILHQNYDLNLDDKYKIDGIHLSYNIFKSLNENIKAELIKKYKRIGVSIHSLEEAKDVESLGASYVIAGHIFKTDCKKGLEPRGLKFIEDLSSALSIPIFAIGGIDEKNSQSVIDRGAFSVCMMSSIMKY comes from the coding sequence ATGTTAGATAAAATAAAATTAAATATTATTAGTAATAGGAAATTATGTGAGAATGAAAATCTTGAAAAGCAAATTGAAAAAATTTTTTCAGCTTATGAGAAAAAAATAATTTTAGAAAATTTTGAAATTGTTTCACTCACTTTAAGAGAAAAAGATTTAGATAAAAATGAATATTTAAACTTAGTAGAAAAAATCTATCCGATCTGTAAAAAATATAAGATAAATTTAATTTTACATCAAAATTATGATCTGAACTTAGATGATAAATATAAGATTGATGGAATTCATTTAAGTTATAATATTTTTAAGTCTTTAAATGAAAATATTAAAGCAGAACTTATAAAGAAATATAAAAGAATAGGGGTGTCTATTCATAGTCTTGAAGAAGCCAAAGATGTAGAAAGTCTAGGAGCAAGTTATGTGATTGCAGGACATATATTTAAGACAGATTGTAAGAAAGGTTTAGAACCAAGAGGTTTAAAATTTATTGAAGATTTATCATCTGCACTAAGTATTCCAATATTTGCAATAGGTGGAATAGATGAAAAAAATTCTCAATCTGTTATAGATAGAGGAGCTTTTTCAGTATGTATGATGTCAAGTATAATGAAATATTAA
- the thiH gene encoding 2-iminoacetate synthase ThiH: MELENINSDIMDIVISKMNGYDYHSFSNRDIEEALSKDYLSVKDFQALLSPKAINYLEEMAQKAKLFRERYFGNSVYIFTPLYISNYCDNYCVYCGFNSHNKIKRAKLDLEQIEIELKEIAKTGLEEILILTGESERYSSIEYIGEACKLARKYFNNVGIEIYPVNIEDYKYLNSCGVDYVTIFQETYNNEKYKKLHLEGHKKVFSYRFNSQERALIGNMRGVAFGALLGLDDFRKDAFSTGYHAYLLQKKYPHAEISISCPRLRPVINNLKIEKEIVTERELFQIICAYRLFLPFANITISTRENSKFRDNIIKIAATKISAGVDTGIGAHSEYSNKKGDEQFEIADRRTVSEIFEKIKTESLQPVMNDYIYLKD, encoded by the coding sequence ATGGAATTAGAAAATATCAACTCAGATATTATGGATATAGTAATAAGTAAAATGAATGGTTATGACTACCATTCTTTTTCAAATAGAGATATAGAGGAAGCTTTAAGTAAGGATTATTTATCTGTAAAAGATTTTCAAGCTCTTTTATCTCCAAAAGCTATAAATTATCTTGAAGAAATGGCACAGAAAGCAAAATTATTTAGAGAAAGATATTTTGGAAATTCTGTATATATCTTTACTCCATTATATATTTCTAATTATTGTGATAATTACTGTGTCTATTGTGGTTTTAACTCACATAATAAGATAAAAAGAGCAAAATTAGATTTGGAACAAATAGAAATTGAGTTAAAAGAAATAGCAAAAACAGGTTTGGAAGAAATCCTTATACTTACAGGGGAAAGTGAAAGATATTCTAGTATTGAGTATATAGGAGAAGCTTGTAAACTAGCTAGAAAATATTTTAATAATGTAGGAATTGAAATATATCCTGTAAACATAGAGGACTATAAGTATCTAAATTCTTGTGGAGTTGACTATGTAACTATTTTTCAAGAAACATATAACAATGAAAAATATAAAAAACTACATTTAGAAGGGCATAAAAAAGTTTTCTCCTATAGATTTAATTCACAGGAAAGAGCTTTGATAGGAAATATGAGAGGAGTTGCTTTTGGAGCCTTATTAGGATTGGATGATTTTAGAAAAGATGCTTTCTCAACTGGTTATCATGCTTATCTCTTACAGAAAAAATATCCTCATGCTGAAATTTCTATTTCTTGCCCAAGATTAAGACCTGTTATTAATAATTTAAAAATAGAAAAAGAAATTGTCACAGAAAGAGAGTTATTTCAAATTATATGTGCATATAGATTATTTTTACCCTTTGCTAATATAACAATATCAACAAGAGAAAATTCTAAATTTAGGGATAATATTATAAAAATAGCTGCGACTAAAATATCAGCAGGAGTGGATACAGGAATAGGAGCTCACAGCGAATATTCAAATAAAAAAGGTGATGAGCAGTTTGAAATAGCAGATAGAAGAACAGTGTCAGAAATATTTGAAAAGATAAAAACAGAGAGCTTACAACCTGTGATGAATGACTATATCTATTTAAAGGACTAA
- a CDS encoding thiazole synthase, whose amino-acid sequence MSDSFKLGNKEFNSRFILGSGKYSNELINSAINYAGAEIVTVAMRRAISGVQENILDYIPKNITLLPNTSGARNAEEAVKIARLARECTQGDFIKIEVIKDSKYLLPDNYETIKATEILAKEGFIVMPYMYPDLNVARALRDAGASCIMPLAAPIGSNRGLITKDFIKILIDEIDLPIIVDAGIGKPSQACEAMEMGVSAIMANTAIATASDIPRMARAFKYAIQAGREAYLAKLGRVLEKGASASSPLTGFLNEVD is encoded by the coding sequence ATGAGTGATAGTTTTAAACTTGGAAATAAAGAATTTAATTCAAGATTTATCCTTGGTTCAGGAAAGTATTCAAATGAATTAATAAATAGTGCTATTAATTATGCAGGAGCAGAGATAGTGACTGTTGCAATGAGAAGAGCTATCAGTGGAGTTCAAGAAAATATCTTAGATTATATTCCTAAGAATATAACTTTACTCCCTAACACTTCTGGTGCAAGAAATGCCGAAGAAGCAGTGAAGATAGCAAGACTTGCAAGAGAATGTACTCAAGGAGATTTTATTAAAATTGAAGTGATTAAAGATAGTAAATATCTTTTACCTGATAACTATGAAACTATAAAGGCAACTGAAATATTAGCAAAAGAAGGCTTTATTGTAATGCCATATATGTACCCTGATTTGAATGTTGCAAGAGCTTTAAGAGATGCAGGAGCTAGTTGTATTATGCCACTTGCAGCACCAATAGGTTCTAATAGAGGCTTAATAACTAAGGACTTTATCAAGATTTTAATAGATGAGATAGATTTACCAATAATAGTTGATGCAGGGATAGGAAAACCTTCTCAAGCCTGTGAAGCAATGGAGATGGGAGTAAGTGCAATTATGGCTAATACAGCAATAGCAACTGCAAGTGATATTCCAAGAATGGCAAGGGCTTTTAAATATGCAATACAAGCTGGTAGAGAAGCATATCTTGCAAAGTTGGGTAGAGTTTTAGAAAAGGGTGCTTCTGCTTCATCACCACTTACTGGCTTTTTAAATGAGGTGGACTAA
- the thiF gene encoding sulfur carrier protein ThiS adenylyltransferase ThiF: protein MDLKEEDLLERNVKGISEKLKKAKVCILGLGGLGSNVATLLARAGIGYLKLVDFDIVEASNLNRQQYRISHIGMKKTEAIKTIIKEINPFVEIDTLDIKVDRENILSVVEDIEIVVEAFDRAETKAMAIEELLINGDKILVSASGMAGLGSANEIITRKVRDNFYLVGDNYSDYEEYSGIMSTRVMLCAAHQANVVLRLILGEENE from the coding sequence ATGGACTTAAAAGAAGAAGATTTGCTTGAAAGAAATGTAAAAGGTATATCTGAAAAATTGAAAAAAGCAAAAGTTTGTATTTTAGGCTTGGGAGGCTTAGGTTCAAATGTAGCTACTCTACTTGCAAGAGCAGGCATAGGTTATTTAAAGTTAGTAGATTTTGACATAGTTGAAGCAAGTAATTTAAATAGACAACAATATAGAATATCTCATATAGGAATGAAGAAAACTGAGGCTATAAAAACTATTATAAAAGAAATAAATCCTTTTGTAGAGATTGATACTTTGGATATAAAAGTAGATAGAGAAAATATATTATCTGTAGTTGAAGATATAGAAATTGTTGTAGAGGCTTTTGATAGAGCTGAAACAAAGGCTATGGCTATAGAAGAATTATTGATAAATGGAGATAAGATACTTGTATCTGCCTCAGGAATGGCAGGCTTAGGTTCAGCAAATGAAATTATTACAAGAAAAGTTAGAGATAATTTCTATTTAGTAGGAGATAATTATTCTGACTATGAAGAATATTCAGGGATTATGTCAACTAGAGTTATGCTTTGTGCTGCCCACCAAGCCAATGTTGTTTTAAGATTAATATTAGGAGAAGAAAATGAGTGA
- the thiS gene encoding sulfur carrier protein ThiS codes for MAEINGKYEEINNVNLLDYLIENKYRVDRVVVDYNGDIVKKADFSKINIKNTDKIEIVCFVGGG; via the coding sequence ATGGCAGAGATTAATGGAAAATATGAAGAGATAAATAATGTTAATTTACTAGATTATCTAATAGAAAATAAATATAGAGTGGACAGAGTTGTTGTTGACTACAATGGAGATATAGTAAAAAAAGCAGATTTCTCAAAAATTAATATAAAAAATACAGATAAGATAGAAATTGTGTGTTTTGTTGGTGGTGGATAA
- the thiC gene encoding phosphomethylpyrimidine synthase ThiC gives MYKTQMEAAKKGILTKEMKSIAENEFMDEKILMQRVASGEIAIPANKNHSSLVAKGVGTGLSTKINVNLGISKDCPEVDKELEKVKVAIDMKADAIMDLSSFGKTEEFRKKLIAMSTAMVGTVPVYDAIGFYDKELKDIKAEEFLDVVRKHAEDGVDFVTIHAGLNREAVELFKRNERITNIVSRGGSLMYAWMELNNAENPFYENFDKLLDICEEYDMTISLGDALRPGCLNDATDACQIKELITLGELTKRAWKRNVQIIIEGPGHMAIDEIEANVKLEKKLCHNAPFYVLGPLVTDIAPGYDHITSTIGGAIAAAAGVDFLCYVTPAEHLRLPNLDDMKEGIIACRIAAHAADISKKVPKAIDWDNRMAKYRADIDWEGMFSEAIDEEKARRYRKESTPENEDTCTMCGKMCSMRTMKKVMSGEDLNILK, from the coding sequence ATGTATAAAACACAAATGGAAGCTGCTAAAAAAGGAATTTTAACAAAGGAAATGAAAAGTATTGCAGAAAATGAGTTTATGGATGAAAAGATTTTAATGCAGAGAGTAGCAAGTGGAGAAATTGCTATACCAGCTAATAAAAATCATAGTTCTCTTGTGGCAAAAGGAGTTGGAACAGGACTATCAACAAAGATAAATGTAAACCTAGGAATATCTAAAGATTGTCCTGAGGTGGATAAGGAATTGGAAAAAGTAAAGGTTGCCATAGATATGAAGGCAGATGCAATAATGGATTTAAGTTCATTTGGTAAGACAGAAGAATTTAGAAAAAAATTAATTGCTATGTCAACAGCTATGGTTGGAACAGTTCCTGTATATGATGCCATAGGTTTCTATGATAAGGAATTAAAAGATATAAAGGCAGAAGAATTTTTAGATGTAGTGAGAAAACATGCTGAAGATGGAGTGGACTTTGTTACTATACATGCAGGGTTAAATAGAGAAGCAGTGGAACTTTTCAAAAGAAATGAAAGAATAACTAATATTGTTTCAAGAGGAGGTTCTCTGATGTATGCTTGGATGGAACTTAACAATGCAGAAAATCCTTTCTATGAAAACTTTGATAAACTTTTAGATATCTGTGAAGAATATGATATGACAATAAGTTTAGGAGATGCATTAAGACCAGGTTGCTTAAATGATGCAACAGATGCTTGTCAAATAAAAGAGCTAATAACATTGGGAGAATTAACTAAAAGAGCTTGGAAAAGAAATGTACAAATAATAATAGAAGGACCAGGACATATGGCAATAGATGAAATAGAGGCAAATGTGAAATTAGAAAAAAAACTTTGTCACAATGCACCTTTCTATGTATTAGGACCATTGGTAACAGATATTGCCCCAGGTTATGACCATATCACTTCAACCATTGGTGGAGCAATAGCTGCAGCTGCAGGAGTTGACTTTCTTTGTTATGTTACACCAGCTGAACATTTAAGATTGCCAAACTTAGATGATATGAAAGAAGGAATAATAGCCTGTCGTATTGCTGCCCATGCTGCAGATATTAGTAAAAAAGTACCAAAGGCAATAGATTGGGATAATAGAATGGCAAAATATAGAGCAGATATAGATTGGGAAGGAATGTTCTCAGAGGCAATAGATGAAGAAAAAGCTAGAAGATATAGAAAAGAGTCTACTCCTGAAAATGAAGATACTTGTACTATGTGTGGGAAAATGTGTTCTATGAGAACTATGAAAAAAGTGATGTCAGGTGAAGATTTAAATATCTTGAAGTAG
- the thiE gene encoding thiamine phosphate synthase: MNLKTCKIYLVTDEKACLGKDFYACIEEAIKGGAGIVQLREKNISTKDLYEKALKVKEICKNYGALFIINDRFDIAQAVGADGVHLGQSDMPIEKAREILKDKFLIGATARNVEEAKKAELLGADYIGSGAIFGTNTKDNAKKLEMEELKKIVASVKIPVFAIGGININNVGSLKNIGLQGICAVSGILSEKDCKKAVDIMLKNFN, from the coding sequence ATGAACTTAAAGACTTGTAAAATTTACTTAGTTACTGATGAAAAAGCTTGTTTAGGAAAAGATTTTTATGCTTGTATAGAAGAAGCTATAAAGGGTGGAGCTGGAATAGTTCAATTAAGAGAAAAAAATATTTCCACAAAAGATTTATATGAGAAGGCTTTAAAAGTAAAAGAAATATGTAAAAATTATGGAGCCTTATTCATTATAAATGATAGATTTGATATAGCTCAGGCAGTTGGAGCAGATGGTGTTCACCTGGGACAATCTGATATGCCTATAGAAAAGGCAAGAGAGATTTTAAAGGATAAATTCTTAATTGGAGCAACAGCAAGAAATGTGGAAGAAGCTAAAAAAGCAGAACTCTTAGGAGCAGACTATATAGGAAGTGGAGCTATCTTTGGAACAAATACAAAAGATAATGCTAAAAAATTGGAGATGGAAGAGTTAAAAAAGATAGTTGCCAGTGTAAAAATACCAGTATTCGCTATAGGTGGAATAAATATTAATAATGTGGGTAGTTTAAAAAATATAGGCTTACAGGGAATATGTGCAGTGTCAGGGATATTATCAGAAAAAGATTGTAAAAAAGCAGTAGATATAATGTTGAAAAATTTTAATTAA
- the thiD gene encoding bifunctional hydroxymethylpyrimidine kinase/phosphomethylpyrimidine kinase: MKNVLSIAGSDCSAGAGIQADLKTFVANGVYGMTVITSLTAQNPQKVKMVEDVSIEMLKNQLEAILDVMKVSAIKIGMINSKENAELIYDTLLKYKAKNIVLDPVMISTSGKSLIKDETKDFLVNKLFKSVDIITPNLDETKEIVKMILNNENIENIDSIEKMQNYGKIIADFTKKWVLVKGGHLSNSAVDILLNSDETYVLEERKIPNNKTHGTGCSLSSAIASNLAKGYSMLDSVKKAKNFVLCSIKKSIDFGEIGGTVNQMGEIYKNIDIEKLY; encoded by the coding sequence ATGAAGAATGTGTTATCAATAGCAGGTTCAGATTGCAGTGCAGGAGCAGGAATACAGGCAGATTTAAAAACTTTTGTTGCCAATGGAGTTTATGGAATGACAGTTATTACAAGTTTAACAGCCCAGAATCCACAGAAAGTAAAAATGGTTGAAGATGTTTCAATAGAAATGTTAAAAAATCAACTAGAAGCAATACTTGATGTTATGAAAGTTTCAGCTATAAAAATAGGAATGATAAATAGTAAAGAAAATGCTGAATTGATATATGACACCTTATTGAAATATAAAGCTAAAAATATAGTTCTTGACCCTGTAATGATATCTACAAGTGGAAAATCTTTAATAAAAGATGAAACCAAAGATTTTTTAGTAAATAAGTTATTTAAGTCAGTGGATATAATCACTCCAAATTTAGATGAAACAAAAGAAATAGTAAAAATGATTTTAAATAATGAAAATATAGAAAATATTGATAGTATAGAAAAAATGCAAAACTATGGAAAGATAATCGCAGATTTTACTAAGAAATGGGTTCTTGTTAAAGGGGGACATCTTTCAAATAGTGCAGTGGATATTCTTTTAAATAGTGATGAAACATATGTTTTAGAAGAAAGGAAAATTCCTAATAACAAGACTCATGGAACAGGTTGCAGTCTATCTTCAGCTATAGCTTCAAACTTAGCCAAAGGTTATTCTATGCTAGATTCAGTTAAGAAAGCTAAGAATTTTGTACTGTGTTCTATAAAAAAGTCAATAGATTTTGGAGAAATAGGTGGAACAGTAAATCAAATGGGAGAAATATATAAAAATATAGATATAGAAAAGCTATATTAA
- a CDS encoding DUF3290 domain-containing protein produces MRFYSYNYLLEQIAKFDWWGAAFTLFLIICLIFTLFKYNKGHKETKFRELAIIFTLTLIVVISIKITQYQKSHINDNHYRQAVHFIEVVANDLKTDKENIYINTSASIDGALVRIGTLYFRVISGDNGENYLLEKIDLENPKVELIEVRK; encoded by the coding sequence ATGAGATTTTATTCTTACAACTATTTGCTTGAACAAATTGCTAAGTTTGATTGGTGGGGAGCAGCATTTACACTATTTTTAATTATTTGTCTTATTTTTACTTTGTTTAAATACAACAAAGGACATAAAGAAACTAAATTTAGAGAACTAGCTATTATTTTTACTCTTACTCTTATCGTTGTTATAAGTATTAAGATAACTCAGTATCAAAAATCACATATCAATGACAATCATTACAGACAGGCTGTTCATTTTATTGAAGTTGTAGCAAATGACTTGAAAACTGATAAGGAAAACATCTACATAAATACTTCCGCTTCTATAGATGGAGCTTTAGTAAGAATTGGAACTCTTTATTTTAGAGTTATCAGTGGAGATAATGGTGAAAATTATCTTTTAGAAAAAATTGATTTGGAAAATCCAAAAGTAGAATTAATCGAGGTGAGAAAATAA
- a CDS encoding DUF421 domain-containing protein: protein MELSYLDIAIKLTMGLLSLVLVINISGKGNLAPSSAMDQVLNYVLGGIVGGVIYNPSITVLQYFIILMMWTIIVLLLKWLKTNSVTFKSILDGQPAILIKKGVLDVEACRRAGLTAYDIAFKLRTNGIYSIKKVKRAVLEQNGQLIVVLQDEENPKYPIITDGTVQTNILEAIDKDTEWLETVLKEMGHDNISDIFLAEYDNGKITVVTY from the coding sequence ATGGAATTATCATATTTAGACATTGCTATTAAATTGACTATGGGACTTCTTTCTTTAGTCTTAGTTATAAATATATCAGGAAAAGGAAATCTTGCACCTTCATCAGCCATGGATCAAGTTTTAAACTATGTTCTAGGGGGAATTGTTGGAGGGGTAATATATAACCCTAGTATAACTGTACTTCAATATTTTATCATCCTTATGATGTGGACTATAATAGTTCTTCTTCTAAAATGGCTAAAAACTAACAGTGTAACATTCAAAAGTATTTTAGATGGACAACCTGCAATCCTTATAAAAAAGGGAGTATTAGATGTTGAAGCTTGTCGTAGAGCAGGGTTAACAGCCTATGATATAGCTTTTAAATTACGTACTAATGGAATTTATAGTATCAAAAAAGTTAAAAGAGCTGTGCTGGAACAAAATGGACAACTGATAGTTGTTTTACAAGATGAAGAAAATCCTAAATATCCTATTATAACTGATGGTACAGTACAAACAAATATACTTGAAGCTATTGATAAAGATACTGAATGGCTAGAAACAGTATTAAAAGAAATGGGACATGATAATATTTCTGATATATTCTTAGCAGAATATGACAATGGAAAAATTACTGTAGTAACTTATTAA
- a CDS encoding S8 family peptidase — MRVRLAKEDVNSNYKVSLNDVSREKDFVKILEDYNIKYKKTEYFKDFFMYKLIDINSKFIMILQEKASNYIKYIEPVSIYSLPLQIEDEDGEIPVVYPEENKDYVTLGVIDNGIAHIKHLDPWIKRVHTRFLKEETSATHGTFVSGIALYGDKLENREIVKNEPFYLLDATVLSATTIEEDDLLKNIALAVEENHKRVKIWNLSLSVRLAIEEDTFSDFGVVLDHLQKTYGVLIFKSGGNGGNFMKKLPKGKLYHGSDSLLSIVVGAINDERYASNYSRVGLGPKGTIKPDLASYGGELSLGDDGKMVMDGVKSFSRNGNVASSSGTSFATARISSLATIIYQNICKDFKNFSDFNPVLLKALIIHSAKNTDKNLSMEEIGYGIPSTSTEILSYFKNKNIKIFNGVMEKNKEIELDASFFNYEKDIKIKLTLVYDTEFDYSQKGDYIKSDIKIKDISENERNLTRKFEGILERNKKLELYSDNNIKKNYTLIIEKLN; from the coding sequence ATGAGAGTAAGATTAGCGAAAGAAGATGTAAATTCAAATTATAAAGTTAGTTTGAATGATGTTTCAAGAGAAAAAGATTTTGTAAAAATTTTAGAAGACTATAATATTAAATACAAGAAAACAGAATACTTTAAAGATTTTTTCATGTATAAATTAATTGATATCAACAGTAAATTTATCATGATATTACAAGAGAAGGCTTCAAACTATATCAAATATATTGAGCCTGTTTCTATATATTCTTTACCTTTGCAAATTGAAGATGAAGATGGAGAAATCCCTGTAGTCTATCCTGAAGAAAATAAAGATTATGTAACTTTGGGAGTTATAGATAATGGTATAGCCCATATAAAACATTTAGATCCTTGGATAAAAAGGGTTCATACAAGATTTCTAAAAGAAGAGACAAGTGCAACACATGGAACATTTGTTTCTGGTATAGCCCTATATGGAGATAAATTAGAAAATAGAGAGATAGTAAAGAATGAGCCTTTCTATCTTTTAGATGCAACTGTTCTATCAGCTACAACAATAGAAGAAGATGACTTATTAAAAAATATTGCTTTAGCAGTAGAAGAAAATCATAAAAGAGTTAAAATTTGGAATTTATCTTTAAGTGTTAGATTAGCTATAGAAGAAGATACTTTCTCAGATTTTGGAGTAGTTTTAGACCATTTACAAAAGACTTATGGAGTTCTTATCTTTAAATCTGGTGGAAATGGTGGGAATTTTATGAAAAAATTACCAAAAGGAAAACTTTACCACGGTTCAGACTCTCTACTTTCAATTGTTGTTGGGGCTATAAATGATGAAAGATATGCTTCAAATTATAGTAGAGTTGGTTTAGGACCTAAGGGAACAATAAAGCCTGATTTAGCTAGCTATGGTGGAGAACTATCACTTGGAGATGATGGAAAAATGGTAATGGATGGGGTAAAATCATTTTCTAGAAATGGAAATGTTGCTTCATCATCTGGAACAAGTTTTGCAACAGCAAGAATTTCATCACTTGCTACAATAATTTATCAAAATATCTGTAAGGATTTTAAGAATTTTTCTGACTTTAATCCTGTACTTTTAAAGGCTTTGATTATTCATTCTGCTAAGAATACAGATAAAAATTTATCTATGGAAGAAATAGGTTATGGAATTCCTAGCACTTCAACTGAGATTTTATCATATTTCAAGAATAAAAATATCAAAATATTCAATGGAGTTATGGAAAAAAATAAAGAAATTGAGCTAGATGCCTCATTCTTTAACTATGAGAAAGATATAAAAATTAAACTTACTTTAGTCTATGATACAGAATTTGATTATTCACAAAAAGGGGATTACATAAAATCTGATATAAAAATTAAAGATATTTCAGAAAATGAAAGAAATCTAACTAGAAAATTTGAAGGAATTTTAGAAAGAAACAAGAAATTAGAACTATATTCTGATAATAATATAAAGAAAAATTATACATTAATAATAGAAAAGTTAAATTAG
- a CDS encoding DMT family transporter: MKKNDNTGMLSTFVGGTLWGVNGVMGNYLFLNKNVTTPWLIPYRLILAGFLLLGYLYYKKGSKIFDILKNPKDLAQILLFGLIGMLGTQYTYFSAIQFSNAAIATVLTYFGPTLVLIYMCLREKRKPLKYEVVSICLSSFGVFLLATHGDITSLQISFKALIWGILSALSVVFYTVQPESLLKKYGASIVVAWGMMIGGIFIAFVTKPWNISVTFDFVTFLVLMLIIVFGTIIAFILYLTGVNIIGPTKASIIACIEPVAATICAILFLGVSFGFLDLIGFICIISTIFIVAYFDKKVKKK, from the coding sequence ATGAAAAAGAACGATAATACTGGAATGTTAAGTACCTTTGTAGGAGGAACTCTTTGGGGTGTAAATGGAGTTATGGGAAATTACTTATTTCTTAATAAAAATGTTACTACTCCTTGGCTTATACCATACAGATTGATACTAGCAGGTTTCTTACTACTAGGTTATCTATACTATAAAAAAGGATCTAAGATTTTTGATATTTTAAAAAACCCTAAAGATTTAGCTCAAATTCTCCTATTTGGACTTATTGGAATGTTAGGTACACAATATACATATTTCTCAGCTATTCAGTTTTCAAATGCTGCTATAGCAACAGTACTTACGTATTTTGGACCTACCTTAGTTCTGATATATATGTGTTTAAGAGAAAAAAGAAAACCTTTGAAATATGAGGTTGTTTCAATTTGTCTATCAAGTTTTGGAGTTTTCCTTTTAGCAACACATGGAGACATAACAAGTTTACAAATATCTTTTAAAGCTCTTATTTGGGGTATATTATCTGCCTTATCTGTTGTATTTTACACTGTACAACCTGAAAGTCTTTTAAAGAAATATGGAGCTTCAATAGTAGTTGCTTGGGGTATGATGATAGGTGGAATATTTATTGCCTTTGTAACAAAACCTTGGAATATAAGTGTTACTTTTGATTTTGTAACTTTCCTTGTGTTAATGTTAATAATAGTATTTGGAACAATAATTGCATTTATTCTTTATTTGACAGGGGTAAATATAATAGGACCTACAAAGGCAAGTATAATTGCTTGTATTGAGCCTGTAGCTGCAACTATCTGTGCTATATTATTTTTAGGTGTGTCTTTTGGTTTCTTAGATTTAATAGGTTTTATATGTATAATATCAACAATTTTTATAGTTGCTTATTTTGATAAAAAAGTAAAAAAGAAATAA